One window from the genome of Variovorax sp. PAMC26660 encodes:
- a CDS encoding DUF6708 domain-containing protein — protein sequence MKKLPEYNVLLPDWQGPETQFDDIGEALRPMLNGTITRVAPEDKKQPVHEGASTCDSLLAVHPHAIEIGAPMGTGEVIGNGNTFIAFSLGMMGIGIAAFWVAWGASNFWLPLLVGIVMFGMGFLFCSFALRMSHLAPRDIPVGFNRKTREVSICVLGRLRFWRFWERVGIDRVVTTSWDELQARSYKIIQLTGEAARDTHVLRLLWGERQNPRKLEGIALIGYLGWYEDAALWRLWEHIRRYMEEGGPAIQPGESLRTSGAGKLPELPAEVIAEAGGPALSAQEVARLAGVEA from the coding sequence ATGAAGAAACTACCTGAATACAACGTGCTGCTGCCAGACTGGCAGGGGCCGGAGACACAGTTTGACGACATCGGCGAGGCGCTGCGGCCGATGCTCAATGGAACGATCACGCGTGTGGCGCCCGAAGACAAGAAGCAGCCCGTTCACGAGGGGGCGAGCACCTGTGATTCGTTGCTGGCTGTGCACCCGCATGCGATTGAGATTGGCGCGCCCATGGGTACGGGGGAGGTGATTGGGAATGGGAATACCTTTATTGCGTTCTCGCTCGGAATGATGGGTATCGGGATTGCCGCGTTCTGGGTCGCTTGGGGGGCTTCAAATTTTTGGTTGCCCCTGCTCGTCGGGATTGTCATGTTTGGGATGGGATTTTTGTTCTGTTCTTTTGCCCTTCGCATGTCCCACCTTGCCCCCCGGGACATCCCTGTGGGCTTCAATAGAAAGACCCGCGAAGTCAGCATTTGCGTGTTGGGGCGCTTGCGCTTCTGGCGCTTCTGGGAGCGCGTGGGCATCGACAGAGTGGTCACCACTTCGTGGGACGAGTTGCAAGCTCGCAGCTACAAGATCATTCAACTCACCGGCGAGGCCGCCCGCGACACCCATGTGCTGCGCTTGCTCTGGGGTGAGCGCCAGAACCCGCGCAAGCTGGAAGGCATCGCCCTGATCGGCTACCTCGGCTGGTATGAAGACGCGGCACTCTGGCGGCTGTGGGAGCACATCCGGCGCTACATGGAAGAGGGCGGCCCAGCCATCCAGCCGGGCGAGAGCTTGCGTACCAGTGGTGCGGGCAAGCTGCCGGAGTTGCCAGCGGAGGTCATTGCAGAGGCCGGCGGGCCGGCATTGAGTGCGCAAGAGGTTGCCCGGCTGGCAGGCGTGGAGGCGTAG
- a CDS encoding DUF6708 domain-containing protein has translation MKKLPEYNVLLPDWQGPETQFDDIGEALRPMLNGTITRVAPEDKKQPVHESASTCDSLLAVHPDAIEIGAPMGTGEVIGNGNTFIAFSLGIMGMGVWFLVEAAIWLDSFFLLGGSIFFAMGFLFGSFALRMSHLAPRDIPVVFNRKTREVSICVLGHLRFWRFWERVGIDKVITTSWDELQARSYKIMQLTGEAARDTHVLRLLWGERQNPRKLEGIALIGYLGWYEDAALWRLWEHIRRYMEESGPPIQPGESLRTSGAGKLPELPAEVIAAAGGPALSVEEVARLAGVSSGSVEPKPKELSAPASRTQASIKTRSVPTALGMTK, from the coding sequence ATGAAGAAGCTACCTGAATACAACGTGCTGCTGCCGGACTGGCAGGGGCCGGAGACGCAGTTTGACGATATCGGCGAGGCGCTGCGGCCGATGCTCAATGGCACGATCACGCGTGTGGCGCCCGAAGACAAGAAGCAGCCCGTTCACGAGAGTGCGAGCACCTGTGATTCGTTGCTGGCGGTGCATCCGGATGCGATTGAGATTGGCGCGCCCATGGGTACAGGGGAGGTTATTGGGAATGGGAATACCTTTATTGCTTTTTCGCTCGGAATAATGGGCATGGGGGTTTGGTTTCTTGTCGAGGCGGCGATTTGGCTAGATAGTTTTTTTCTTCTGGGCGGAAGTATTTTTTTTGCCATGGGATTCTTGTTCGGCTCCTTCGCCCTTCGGATGTCTCACCTTGCCCCCCGCGACATTCCCGTGGTTTTCAATCGCAAGACCCGCGAAGTCAGCATCTGCGTGCTGGGGCACTTGCGCTTTTGGCGCTTCTGGGAGCGCGTGGGCATTGATAAAGTGATCACCACTTCGTGGGACGAGTTGCAGGCCCGCAGCTACAAGATCATGCAGCTCACCGGCGAGGCCGCCCGCGACACCCATGTGCTGCGCTTGCTCTGGGGAGAGCGCCAGAACCCGCGCAAGCTGGAAGGCATCGCCTTGATCGGGTACCTCGGCTGGTACGAAGACGCCGCGCTCTGGCGGCTGTGGGAGCACATCAGGCGCTACATGGAAGAGAGCGGTCCGCCCATTCAGCCAGGGGAGAGCTTGCGCACCAGCGGTGCGGGCAAGCTGCCGGAGTTGCCAGCGGAGGTCATTGCAGCGGCCGGTGGACCGGCATTGAGTGTGGAAGAAGTTGCCCGGCTGGCGGGTGTGTCTAGTGGCAGCGTAGAACCCAAGCCAAAAGAACTCTCAGCCCCTGCCAGTCGGACGCAAGCGTCTATCAAGACTCGATCGGTGCCGACAGCGCTGGGGATGACGAAGTGA
- a CDS encoding type VI secretion system Vgr family protein, which produces MSDTSNSFMPTYGATPWTSDGLNVARLSEQARLIKLQLPASAPQNAVVVERFTGTEAINELFDFTIDTLATSSEFDPFALIGEELSLRLLLANGSFRTWHGYLTAVDALGGDGGLARYRLHLQPWLATLGLRRDSFVYAAKNVQDIVSEVFADHTAASFSFEVTQELPVRPTCVQYRESDLAFVLRLLAQEGLSFRFEHEQSKGGEGSSSAANNAAPSHHRLVIFDCEAKAPDCALPEIRFHRVDATEQQDSITAWSSRRQVATNSVTLNAWDASVLQAPTGSVQSALETGDVPVLEHYDGAGAQRYADSAAAGRRAEQQLVAFESRIKRYGGAGSVRQLGAGECFTLTQHDRFEGQKFLALRVRHEAANNLGAQAAQVLEAGALEKGSYRNSFEAQPAEAQVVPHWRPKPTAPEAMVALVVGADDEEAPTAVHTQRDHRVQVRFHWQAQRATQQQSGQPGRGGQGSLVAAGRHASNRQSVWLRVAAPVAGPNWGAHHLPRVGSEVLVSFIEGDIDRPVVGQQLYNGQDLPPWSAGTDSSANHAGVLSGWHSRALDGSGYNQWIADDAPGQVRTRLASSHAASQLNLGHLNAQSPDESNRGAWRGTGAELRSDAWVVTRAGEGLLISTLAQERAAGSVQDTTSVRGQIAGALREAQNLSDAAGGAKALALGATALLQPLIDDIDPQRNGHYPGNVNGQDARELKGGEGAGAREGQEPVPAFARPLMVLDANMSLNMATPASATVYAGEAIHWTAQEQAHMAAGKTVSFAAGKSVGLYSHEGGIQVIAQEGPVSVQAHTDELEWLAKEGFTVTSSNDEIHVLAKQKITLKGGQTSIELDGANITLKMPGLLDVKGTSKSFVGPKGSPAELPHLPTGAINEAQHFIELNHHYDDLEPVKGAAYKLIFDNGTVIRGKLDGNGFARHDGVPPGSAKVIWGEDERKWDGESKRPNDRFGAASDADAAIALVKGLMS; this is translated from the coding sequence ATGTCAGACACTTCAAACAGCTTCATGCCGACCTATGGCGCAACGCCATGGACGTCCGACGGCCTGAACGTTGCGCGGCTCTCCGAGCAGGCGCGCCTCATCAAGCTGCAACTGCCCGCATCGGCGCCGCAGAACGCCGTCGTCGTCGAGCGCTTCACCGGCACCGAAGCCATCAATGAGCTTTTCGACTTCACCATCGACACCCTCGCCACGTCGAGCGAGTTCGATCCCTTCGCGTTGATCGGCGAAGAGCTGAGCCTGCGCCTGCTGCTCGCCAACGGCAGTTTCCGCACCTGGCACGGCTACCTCACCGCAGTCGATGCACTGGGCGGCGACGGCGGCCTCGCGCGCTACCGGTTGCACCTGCAGCCCTGGCTGGCCACGCTGGGCCTGCGCCGCGACAGCTTTGTGTATGCCGCCAAGAATGTGCAGGACATCGTCAGCGAAGTGTTCGCCGACCACACCGCCGCCAGCTTCAGCTTTGAAGTCACGCAGGAGCTGCCCGTGCGGCCCACCTGCGTGCAGTACCGCGAGTCGGATCTCGCCTTTGTGTTGCGCCTGCTCGCACAGGAGGGCCTGAGCTTTCGCTTCGAGCACGAGCAATCGAAAGGCGGCGAGGGCAGCAGCAGCGCCGCTAACAATGCAGCACCGTCGCACCATCGCCTGGTGATTTTCGACTGCGAGGCCAAAGCGCCCGACTGCGCCTTGCCCGAAATCCGCTTTCACCGCGTCGACGCCACCGAGCAGCAGGACAGCATCACCGCATGGAGCAGCCGGCGCCAGGTCGCTACCAACTCGGTGACGCTGAACGCTTGGGATGCCAGCGTGCTGCAGGCGCCCACCGGCTCTGTGCAGAGCGCGCTCGAGACGGGCGACGTGCCCGTGCTGGAGCACTACGACGGCGCCGGCGCGCAGCGCTATGCCGACAGCGCCGCTGCAGGCCGTCGCGCCGAGCAGCAACTGGTGGCTTTCGAGTCGCGCATCAAACGCTATGGCGGCGCGGGCAGCGTGCGGCAGTTGGGCGCCGGCGAGTGCTTCACGCTCACGCAACACGACCGCTTCGAGGGCCAGAAATTCCTTGCGCTGCGCGTGCGCCACGAGGCCGCCAACAACCTGGGCGCGCAGGCTGCACAGGTGCTAGAAGCCGGCGCGCTTGAAAAAGGCAGCTACCGCAACAGCTTCGAGGCGCAGCCGGCCGAAGCGCAGGTGGTGCCGCACTGGCGCCCCAAGCCCACGGCACCCGAGGCGATGGTCGCGCTCGTGGTCGGCGCCGATGACGAAGAGGCGCCGACGGCAGTCCACACGCAGCGCGACCACCGGGTGCAGGTGCGCTTTCATTGGCAGGCCCAGCGCGCGACGCAACAGCAATCGGGTCAGCCGGGCCGAGGCGGACAGGGCAGCCTGGTCGCAGCCGGTCGCCATGCCAGCAACCGCCAGTCGGTCTGGCTGCGTGTGGCCGCGCCGGTGGCCGGTCCGAACTGGGGCGCACACCATCTGCCGCGTGTCGGCTCCGAGGTGCTGGTGTCGTTCATCGAAGGCGACATCGACCGGCCGGTGGTCGGCCAGCAGCTCTACAACGGACAAGACCTGCCCCCGTGGTCGGCCGGCACCGATTCGTCGGCCAACCATGCGGGCGTGCTCTCGGGCTGGCACAGCCGTGCGCTCGACGGCAGCGGCTACAACCAGTGGATTGCCGACGATGCGCCCGGCCAGGTGCGCACGCGCCTGGCCAGCTCGCATGCGGCGAGCCAGTTGAACCTGGGCCACCTCAACGCGCAGTCGCCCGATGAAAGCAATCGCGGCGCCTGGCGCGGCACCGGTGCCGAACTGCGCTCCGATGCATGGGTGGTCACGCGCGCGGGCGAAGGCCTGCTGATCTCGACGCTGGCCCAGGAGCGGGCGGCAGGCAGCGTACAGGACACCACCAGCGTGCGCGGCCAAATCGCGGGTGCGTTGCGCGAAGCACAGAACCTGTCGGATGCGGCCGGCGGTGCCAAGGCGCTGGCACTGGGTGCGACGGCGCTGCTCCAGCCGCTCATCGACGACATCGATCCGCAGAGGAACGGGCACTACCCCGGCAACGTCAACGGCCAGGATGCGCGAGAGCTGAAGGGCGGCGAGGGTGCGGGCGCGCGCGAAGGGCAAGAGCCCGTGCCCGCCTTCGCCCGGCCGCTGATGGTGCTGGACGCGAACATGAGCCTGAACATGGCCACACCCGCGAGCGCCACGGTATATGCGGGCGAGGCGATCCACTGGACGGCGCAGGAGCAGGCCCACATGGCAGCGGGCAAGACCGTGAGCTTTGCGGCGGGCAAGTCCGTGGGGCTCTACAGCCATGAAGGCGGGATTCAGGTCATCGCACAAGAGGGGCCGGTGAGCGTGCAGGCGCACACGGACGAACTGGAATGGCTGGCGAAGGAAGGCTTCACGGTCACCAGCAGCAATGACGAGATCCACGTGCTGGCCAAGCAGAAGATCACGCTCAAGGGCGGGCAGACAAGCATCGAGCTGGATGGGGCGAACATCACGCTGAAGATGCCGGGGTTGCTGGATGTGAAGGGGACGAGCAAGAGTTTTGTGGGGCCGAAGGGGAGTCCGGCGGAGTTGCCGCACTTGCCCACCGGGGCGATCAATGAGGCGCAGCACTTCATCGAGTTGAATCATCACTATGACGATCTGGAGCCGGTCAAGGGGGCTGCCTACAAACTCATCTTCGACAACGGCACGGTCATTCGCGGCAAGCTCGATGGCAACGGCTTCGCGCGGCACGACGGTGTGCCACCGGGATCGGCAAAGGTCATCTGGGGGGAGGACGAGCGGAAGTGGGATGGCGAATCGAAGCGGCCGAATGATCGCTTCGGTGCGGCCAGCGATGCCGATGCAGCCATTGCACTGGTGAAGGGATTGATGTCGTGA